GGCTGCCGCCTGCGGCACGCTGACGGACAGCGCCATCAGCGGCACCGCCAGCGAGCCAAAGCCCGCCCCAAAGCCGCTTTTGCTGATGCCCAGCAGGAGCACCGCGGGCACGGCCACGGCGTAAAAGCCCCAGTCGGTGATCAACGTCATGCGGCCGCCCGGCCAGGCCACCGCAGCGCCGGTTCGCTATGACAGTGATAGCTGCCAGCGCTGCTGCAGCGGGCGCCAGAGGCACTTTTTACCCCTGAACGGCGCAGCGTACCGACGATGCCTGCATGTGCGCCCCACCCACGCACACCGCACGGCCCCAGGCGGCAGCGGCGGCAGCCAGGGCGCACGGTGGGGGCAGTCAGAAGTTGCACGGGATGGAGCTTGGCGACGCCAGCGCCGCACTGTAGCCCAGCGCGGGCCGCCGCCCCGCACCCGCTTGAACAGCTTGCGCCCAAGGCGCCGCCCATAATCGCCGCCATGCTGGATTACGACCTGACCCGCTGGGGCATGCCGCTGCGCTACGCCGTTGAAACCGTGGGCACGGTGGCGTTTGCGGCGTCGGGCATTCTGGCGGGCATGCGCCGGCGCATGGACGTGTTCGGCATCTCGGTGCTGGGTTTCCTGGCCGCGTTTGGCGGCGGCACGCTGCGCGACATCCTGCTGGACCGGCGCCCGTTCTTCTGGGTGGCCGAAGAAGAAATGCTGTGGCTGGTGCTGGCCATGTGCGCCTTGTCGCTGATGCTGTGGCGCCGCGGACGGCGCGCGGCCGTCAGCGCCAAGGCCATCCAGGTGGCCGACGCGCTGGGCCTGGGCCTGTTTGCCGCGTCCGGCGTGCAGTACGCGCTGGTGGCGCAGATGTCGCCGCTGGTGGCGGTGCTGATGGGCGTGGTCACCGGCGTGTTCGGCGGGGTGATGCGCGACATCGCCTGCAACGAAATGCCCACCGCCTTTGCCGACCACCGGCCGTACGCGGTGCTGGCTTTTCTGGGCGGCTGGGTGTACCTGGCGGTGCAGTGGCTGGGCGGGCCCGCCTGGGCCGCGCTGATCGGCGCCACGCTGGTCACCACCGGGCTGCGCCTGCTGGCGCTGAAGCTGGACTGGCGCCTGCCCGGCTGGCGCCCAGGCTGAGCGGCGCAGGCCAGACGTGTTCAGCCGGCGCAGGCCGGCCTCAGCCTGACGCATTCAGCCAGACGAATCAGGCCGTCGAATCAGACCATTAAATCAAGCCCTGGCGCCCTCTGCACCTGCGCCAGCAGCTATCCTAAATATAGCAATTGGTAGCGGGCGCAGCGCGGTCAGACACGCTCCAGGATCAGCGCAATGCCCTGCCCCACGCCGATGCACATCGTGCACAGCGCGTAGCGCCCGCCGGTGGCGTGCAGGCGGTTGACGGCGGTGGTGGCCAGGCGCGCGCCGCTGGCGCCCAGCGGGTGGCCCAGGGCGATGGCGCCGCCCCAGGCGTTGACGCGCGGGTCGTCGTCGGGCAGGCCCAGCAGGCGCAGCACGGCCAGGCCCTGCGCGGCGAAGGCTTCGTTCAGCTCGATCACGTTCATCTGGTCCAGACGCAGGCCGGTGCGCTGCAGCACTTTTTCGGTGGCAGGCGCGGGGCCGATGCCCATCACGCGCGGGGGCACGCCAGCCACGGCCATGCCGACGACGCGCGCCTTGGGCGTCAGGCCGTACAGGCCCGCGGTTTGCTCATCGGCCAGCAGCAGCGCGCAAGCGCCGTCGTTCACGCCACTGGCGTTGCCCGCAGTGACGGTGCCGTCCGGCCGCACCACGCCCTTGAGCGAGGCGAGCTTTTCCAGGCTGGTTTCACGCGGGTGCTCGTCCTTATCGACCACCAGCGCGTCGCCCTTTTTCTGCACGATGCTGACGGGCGTGATCTCGCGCGCCAGGTGGCCGTCTTTCTGCGCGGCCACGGCCCGCAGCTGGCTGGCCAGGGCCATGCGGTCTTGCGCTTCGCGCTCGATCTTGTAGTCGGTGGCCACGTTTTCGGCGGTTTCGGGCATGGAATCGACGCCGTACTGCGCCTTCATCAGCCGGTTGACGAAGCGCCAGCCGATGGTGGTGTCGTACACCGCGTTGGCGCGGCTGAAGGCGGCATCCGCCTTGGGCATGACGAAGGGCGCGCGGCTCATGCTTTCCACCCCGCCAGCGATCATCAAGCGCGTTTCGCCTGTCTTGATGGCGCGCGCGGCGGTGCCCACCGCGTCCAGGCCCGAGCCGCACAGGCGGTTCAGCGTGGCGCCCGCCACGTCCACCGGCAGGCCGGCCAGCAGGCTGGCCATGTGCGCCACGTTGCGGTTGTCTTCGCCAGCCTGGTTGGCGCAGCCGTAGATAACGTCGTCCACGGCGCTCCAGTCCACGCCGGGGTTGCGCGCCATCAGCGCCTTGATCGGGATGGCGCCCAGGTCGTCCGTGCGCACGCTGGACAAGGCGCCGCCGTAGCGGCCAAAGGGCGTGCGGATGGCGTCAACGATAAAGGCCTGGTTCATGCTGTCTCCTCAATAGGGATGGTTGGGTATTGGAAAAATGGCGTGATTCGGGTGGCTTGCCGCGCGGCACTGCGGCGCTTGCGCCAACCGGCGCGGCCAGCCGCTCATGCGCTGCCGGTCAGCTGCGCGGGCGCGGGCGGGGGGCGAATCGGCAGGCCGACCAGCTGCTGCAGCTCGGCCAGGGTCAGCCCGTCCACCTCGTCGATCAGCTGCAGGCCTTCGGGCGTGCAGGCCAGCGTGGCCAGGTCGGTGTACACGCGGCGCACGCAGCCAATGCCCGTGAGCGGGTAGGTGCACTGGGCGACCAGCTTGCTTTGGCCCTGGCGGGTGAGCAAATCCATCATCACCCAGGTCTGCTTGGCCCCCACGGCCAGATCCATCGCGCCGCCCACGGCGGGGATGGCGCCGGGCTCGCCCGTGCTCCAGTTGGCCAGATCGCCCGTGGCCGACACCTGGAAGGCGCCCAGGACGCACACGTCCAGATGGCCGCCGCGCATCATGCCGAAGCTGTCGGCGTGGTGAAAGAAGGCGCCGCCCGGCAGCAGGGTGACGGGTTGCTTGCCCGCGTTGATCAAATCAAAATCTTCGGCGCCCTCGGCCGGCGCCGGGCCCATGCCCAGGATGCCGTTTTCGCTTTGCAGGATCACCTCGCGCCCGGCGGGCACATGGTTGGCCACCAGCGTGGGCTGGCCGATGCCCAGGTTGACATAGGCCCCGTCCGGGATGTCTTGCGCCACGCGCTGGGCGACTTCATCTTTGCTGCGTTTTTGGTAGCTGCTCACGCCCATTCCTCCAGCGCCAAAGGCCGATCAGGCTGCATTTTTGAAACCACCGGCCTGCGTGGCCACGCGCGGCACCTGCACCACGCTGGTGACGAAGATGCCGGGGGTGACGATGGCCTCCGGATCCAGCGCGCCAAGGAGCAGCACCTCGTGCACGGTGGCCACGGTGCGGCGCGCGGCGGTGGCCATCACGGGGCCGAAGTTGCGCGCCGCCTTGCGGTAGACCAGGTTGCCCCAGCGGTCGCCCTGCTCGGCCTTGATCAACGCCACGTCGCCGTGGATGGGGTATTCCAGCACGTGGTCGCGCCCGTTGATGCGGCGCGTTTCCTTGGCGGTGCCGTCGGCGTGGCGCGCCATGTCGGTGCCAAAGCCCGTGGGCGTGAAAAAGGCGCCAATGCCCGCGCCGGCCGCGCGCATGCGTTCGGCCAGGTTGCCCTGGGGCACCAGTTCCAGCTCGATCTTGCCGGCGCGGTAAAGGCCGTCGAACACGTAGCTGTCGGCCTGGCGCGGGTAGCTGCAGATGATCTTGCGCACCCGGCCAGCGGCCAGCAGCGCGGCCAGGCCGGTGTCGCCATTGCCGGCGTTGTTGCAGACGATGGTGAGCTCGCGCGCGCCCTGCTCGATCAGGCCGTCGATCAATTCGGACGGCAGCCCCGCCGTGCCAAAGCCGCCGATGAGCACCGTGGCCCCATCCGGTATGCCTGCCAGCGCCGCCGCGATGGAGGGCGCGATCTTGTCAATCATCTTGGTCTCCTTGATCGCGGCCAGCCCGTGCGCGCATCGCGCTGGCGGGGCTGGCTGCCCGAATCTGTGTGCGCCGATGGGCCGGGTTTCGCGCAGCGGCGGGCGAACGCCACTTTGCCGCGATTCAGCCGAGGCGTGGCCGAGCCGTTTCGCCCCGCCGAAACCCTGGCGTTGCCACGCCGTCCAGCCAACCGCTGGCCTTGCAAAGGGCCGTCGACCCGCTTCTCCAATGGCGCAATGTTCGACATACGAACAAGTGTTCGTATAATGAATTTGATTCTAGCGCCGGAGAACCGCCCTGTGAAGGACAGCGACACCCCCCTGCCCGCCCAAGCCGCGGCGGACGCCGCCCCGCGCCCTGGCGATCACTATGTGCAGTCGTTCGCGCGCGGGCTGGAGGTGATCCGCTCCTTCAGCGACCAGGCGCCGCAGCAAACGCTGTCGGACGTGGCGGCGCGCACCGGCCTGACGCGCGCCGGCGCGCGCCGCATCCTGCTCACGCTGCAAACGCTGGGCTATGTGCAAAGCGACGGCCGCTGGTTTCGCCTGACCCCGCGCATCCTTGACCTGGGCTTTGCCTACCTGTCGTCGCTGCCGATCTGGAACCTGGCCGAGCCGGTGATGGAGCAGCTTTCCGCGCAGGTGCACGAATCGGTGTCGGCCGCCGTGCTGGAAGGCACCGACGTGGTCTACGTGCTGCGCGTGTCCACCCGCAGCCTGCTGCGCATGAGCCTGGGGGCGGGTTCGCGCCTGCCTGCCTACTGCGCGTCGCTGGGCCGCGTGCTGCTGGCTGGCCTGGGCGATGCGCAGGCCCACGCCGTGCTCAGCCAAAGCGCGCTCGAGCCCCGCACACGCCACACCCTGACCGACGTGGACGCGCTGATGGCCCAGGTGCGCCTGACGCGCCAGCAGGGCTGGGCGCTGGTCGATCAGGAGATGGAAGAAGGCGTGATCTCGATCGCCGCCCCCATCATCGGCCGCAACGGGCAGGTGCTGGCGGCCATCAACGTGTCTGGCCAGGCCAACCGCACCAGCGCCCCCGACATGCAGGCCACCATGCTGGGCCCGCTGCGCGACGCGGCCGAGCAGATCGCGCGGCTGCTGGCGGCGCGCTGAAATCGGCCAAGGCGCGCACCCAAGCGGCGCGCAAGGCCGGGCGCCATCGGCACGCCATCCAGCCGCGAACGCCACCCACACGCGTGATAGCCTTGCCGCATGTTCGCCCCCAGCCAAGCCGACGTCCGCCGTTTTTTCTGTGATGCCTGGGCCAAGTCCCGCACCGACCAGCCGATGGATGCCATCGAGCAACTGGCCGCCGGCTGGATCGCCGAGCACCCCGAATGGCACGCCGACTTCGCCGACGCCGAAGCCGCCATCGCCCGCAACTACGGCGACGGCGCGGTGGGCAGCAACCCTTTCCTGCACCTGTCGATGCACTTGTCCATCAGCGAGCAGTGCAGCATCGACCAGCCGCGCGGCATCCGCCAAGCGGTGGAACTGCTGGCCGCGCGCCGGGGCGACCTGCACGCCGCCCACCACGAAGTGATGGAATGCCTGGGCCAGATGCTGGCCGACGCGCAAAGCAGCGGCCGCCCGCCCGACGGCAACGCCTACGTGGCCAGCGTGCAGCGCCGCGCCACCAGCGACAAACTCTGACGCTACGTTTTATATAGCTGCCAGCGCAGGCCACACCTGCGCTAGAAGACTTTTCTATCCATAAAAAAACCCGCACGTGGCGGGCTTTCTTTTCGGTGGCTGGCGGCGCGGACTGCACGCCAGCGGATGCCGCTCAGTCGCGCTGGCCCAGGCGGAACTCGCGCTGCGGCACGGTTTTCAGCTCGCCCGGCAGGCTGCCGATGTACTTGGCCAGCGCCTTGAGTTCGGCATTGGAAAACTGCTTGGCCATGCCCGCCATGACCGGATTCGAGCGGCCCCACAGCGGGTGCGTGTTGTCGCGGTAGGCCTTCAGCTCGACCAGCATGTAGTCGGCGTACTGGCCGGCGATCTTGGGGTACGAAGGGTCGATCGGGCTGGAGAAGTTGGCACCGTGACAAGAAACACACGCGCCCTTTTGCAGCAGCTGCGCCACTTGCGCGCTGGGCGCGGCCGGGGCGGGCAAGGTGGGTGCGGTGGCCGGCTTGCCCAGCTGCGCGTAATAGGCCGCCAGGTCGGCCATGTCCTGATCGGACAGCGACACCGCAATGCCGCGCATGGTGGGGTGCTTGCGGTCGCCCTTTTTGTACGCGTCGAGCGCCGCCGCCAGGTACTTTTCACTCTGGCCAGCGATCTTGGGGACCTTGTACACCTCGGGGAAAGTGGTCTGGTAGCCCACGATGCCGTGGCAGCCAATGCACATGGCGGCCTTGCCTTGGCCGGCCTTCGCATCGCCGGTAACGGCCTGGGCTTGTGCGGGCAAGGTGGCCGCCAGGGAAAGGGCAACGGCGGCGAACATCGGAGACAAGTTCTTTTTCATTTTGCGCGCACAATTCACGTGGTTTTGATCCAGATCAGAGGCGGATTGTAAACAAGCTCCACCATCGCCAACCGCCTGGATTTCCCTGTTGTTCCTTTGCACTCCGACATGAAATTTCAAGGTTCAGACAACTACGTTGCCACGCAAGACCTCATGCTGGCCGTCAATGCAGCCATCACGCTCAAACGCCCGCTGCTCGTCAAGGGCGAGCCCGGCACAGGTAAGACGATGCTGGCCGAGGAAGTGGCCGAAGCGCTGAACCTGCCGCTGCTGCAGTGGCACATCAAATCGACCACCAAGGCGCAGCAGGGCCTGTACGAGTACGACGCGGTCAGTCGCCTGCGCGACAGCCAGCTGGGCGACGACAAGGTCAAGGACATCCAGAACTACATCGTCAAGGGCGTGCTGTGGCAGGCCTTCACGGCCGACCAGCCGGTGGCGCTGCTGATCGACGAGATCGACAAGGCCGACATCGAGTTTCCGAACGATCTGCTGCGTGAGCTTGATCGCATGGAGTTCCATTGCTACGAAACGCGCGAAACCATCCGCGCCAAGCACCGGCCGGTGGTGTTCATCACCTCCAACAACGAAAAAGAACTGCCCGACGCATTTTTGCGCCGCTGCTTCTTCCACTACATCAAGTTCCCTGAAGCCGAGACGATGAAGCAGATCGTCGACGTGCACTTCCCCAACCTGAAAAAAGAGTTGCTGACCGCGGCCATGAAGGTGTTCTACGACGTGCGCGGCCTGCCCGGGCTGAAGAAAAAGCCGTCGACGAGCGAGCTGCTGGATTGGCTCAAGCTGCTGGTCGCGGAAGACATTCCGCTGGAAGCGCTGCAAAGCGCCGACAGCAAGGTGAGCGCGCCGCCGCTGGTGGGCGCGCTGCTCAAGAACGAGCAAGACGTGACGCTGTTTGAAAAGCTGGTGTTCATGAACCAGCGCAACCGCTGACCCGCGCATGTCCCCCCTGCTGCTGGAAGGCCTGACCGACGCCGCCGGTTTCGTGCTGGGCGGCTTGGTGGGCTTCGGCGTGGCGCGCCTGCTGGGCTTTGACCTGTTTGCACAAGGCTACGGCGATGGCAGCGTGATCGCCATCGTGGCGGTGGGCCTGGGCGCCGGCATGGGCCGCGCATGGGCCCGGCGCTGGCGCATGCGGCGGCAGGCCCAAGACAAGCCCACCCTGAAAGGCTGACCGAACATGGCTTTCGTTGAACCCGTGGTGCTGCGCGACCGTGGCGTGCGCCTGGAGCCGCTGGGCCTGGCGCACGAGGCCGGCCTGCGCGCCGCCGCCGCCGATGGCGAGCTGTGGAAGCTGCGCATCACCAGCGTGCCTGAGCCCGACCAGACCGGGGCGTACATCGAAGCCGCCCTCAAGATGCGCGCCGAAGGCCACCGGTTCCCGTTTGTGGTGGTCAACGACGCCACGGGCGAAGTGCTGGGCAGCACCAGCTACCACGACATCGTGCCCCCCATCCAGCGCGTGGAAATCGGCTGGACGTGGTACCGCCAAAGCGTGCAGCGCAGCCATGTCAACACCACCTGCAAGCTGATGCTGCTGACGCATGCGTTCGACACCCTGGGCTGCGCGGTGGTGGGCTGGCGCACCGACAACTACAACTTCGCGTCGCAAAAGGCCATCGAACGCCTGGGCGCCAAGAAAGACGGCGTGATCCGCCACCACGCGGTGCGCCGCGACGGCACGGTGCGCGACACCGTCATGTACAGCATGACCGCCGGCGAATGGCCCGAGGCCCGGGCGCAGCTGCTGTACCTGCTGAACAAGCCGCGCTGAATCGGCCGCTGGCGCCCGCCGCCTACAGCACCGGCGCCATCATCCCCACCGCGTTCTGCACCAGGCGCTGCAGCGGCGTCCAGCGCGCCACTTCCTCGGCCGTCAGCTGCTGCGAGACGGACAGGTAGCCCAGCTGCCGCGCGCGAACGCTGGCCGCCACCGCGCGGTCGGTCGCCAGCAGGTTGTTCTCGAAGTTCAGCTCCAGGCTGCGGCGGTCCATGTTGGCCGACCCGACCAGCGCCACCTCGCCGTCGAAGGTCAACGTCTTGGCGTGCAGCAAGCCCAACGGATACGTGTGCACCGCCACGCCGCAGGCCAGCAGATCGGCGTAGCAGCTGCGGCCGGCGTTAGCGACCAGCCATGAATCGTTGCGGGTTGGAAAGACGATGGTCGTCTTCACGCCCCGGCGGGGCGCGGCGCACAGCGCGCGCAGCATGACTTCGTCGGGCACGAAGTACGGCGTGGTGATGACCAGCTCTTGGCGGGCGGCGTACATGCACGCCACGAACATGTCGGATAGGGCGTTGTGGCGCGTGACCGGCCCGGTTTCAAACACCTGGGCGACGGCGCCGTCGGCAAACTGCTCGACCGGCTCCTCCGCCGGCAGCGTGGCCAGTTCGTCCTCGCCTTTTTCAGGGATCCACCCGCTCAAAAACAGGCATTGCATCTGCCGCACCACCGGGCCCTGGCAGCGCAGCAGCACGTCCACCCAGGGCGCGAAGCGCGCCTTGACGCGGAACTCCGGGTCGGCGCAGTTCTGGCTGCCGCAGTAACCGATGCGGTTGTCGATCACCGCCAGCTTGCGGTGGTCACGCAAATCCACCCGGCTGAGCGGCAGGTGCCAGATGCGGTTGACGTCGTCCAGCGTGGCCAGCAGGCGCACGCCAGCCGCTTCCATTAGGCGCCACAGCGGGCCGCCGTGGAAGGCCCGCGAACCCAGCGCGTCGATCATCACCCGGCACTGCACGCCGCGCCGCGCGGCGGCCGCCACCGCCTGCGCCACGCGCGTGCCGGTGTCGTCGTCCAGCCAGATGTAGAAGGCAATGTGCACGTGCTGGCGTGCCTGCTCGATGTCGGCAATCAGCACGTTGATCGCCGCCTTGGGGTTGCGCATCGGATCGTCCGCCGGCGCATCCGCGTCGCCCAGCAGCGTGATGCGGTTGCCGCCCACGGCGCCAAAGCCATTGATGGACCGGGCCAGATCCATCAGCGGTGCGTCGCGGTCGGGCGCCAGCACGGGCGCCTGCGGCGGCAGGCGCAGCGCCGACGAGGCCCGCCGCAGCCTTTCGAATCGCCCTCGCCCGATGCTGGTTTCGCCCAGCAGCAAGTACGCCAGCACCCCTACGATGGGCAGCAGCATGATGGTGGCCACCCAGGCCACGCGTGAAGCGGGCGTGCGGTTGGCGCGCGTCAGCGCGCGGGCCACGGTGGCCAGGTGCGCCACGAAAAGCAGGCCCGCCCAGAGCAAATCGATGAAATGCAGCGACAGTGGCCAGTTCAACCCCAGGGGCATGCCGGTTTCCTTGCGACGGTGGTGGCCGCGATGCTAGCGCAGGCCCTGCACCTGGCACCGGCTGGCAACGTCGGACAGCGACTGCCCTGCCCGCCGCACACGCTGCCCCCTCGCGCACGTCCTGTTGGCGACGGCGCCACAATGGGGCGCGCCCGATAATCGCGCGTCCAACCAGGCCACGCCATGCTGATCGACTTTTTTTACACCTTGCGCGCCGCCAAACTGCCGGTGTCGGTCAAGGAATTCCTGACGCTGCTGGAAGCGCTGCAGGCCGACGTGGTGGGCCCGCGCCAGCCCGATGCGTGCTCGATCGACGACTTCTATTACCTGGCCCGCGCCACGCTGGTCAAGGACGAGAAGCACTACGACAAGTTCGACCGCGCCTTTGCCGCCTACTTCAAGGGGGTTGAGCAGATTGCCGACTTCCGCAAGGAAATCCCGGCCGAGTGGCTGCGCAAGCTGCTTGAAAAAGAGCTGACAGCCGAGCAGAAAGCCGCCATCGAGAAGATGGGCTGGGACGAGCTGATGGAGACGCTCAAAAAGCGCCTCGAAGAGCAAAAAGAGCGCCACGAGGGCGGCAACAAGTGGATCGGCACGGGCGGCACCAGCCCGTTTGGCCACGGCGGCTACAACCCGCAGGGCATTCGCATCGGCGGCAAGGGCGGCAACAAGAGCGCCGTGAAGGTGTGGGACCAGCGCGCCTACCGCGACTACGACGACACGCAGGAGCTGGGCACGCGCAACATCAAGGTTGCCCTGCGCCGGCTGCGCAAGTTCGCGCGCACCGGCAGCGACTTTGAGCTGGATCTGCCCGACACCATCCGCAGCACCGCCGCCAACGCGGGCTGGCTGGACATCAAGATGGTACCCGAGCGCCACAACGCCGTGAAAGTGCTGCTGCTGATGGACGTGGGCGGCACGATGGACGAGCACATCCAGCGCGTGGAAGAGCTGTTTTCAGCCGTGAAGGCCGAGCTGAAGCACCTGGAGTTCTATTACTTCCACAACTGCGTGTACGACTTCATGTGGAAGAACAACCGCCGCCGCTTTGCCGAGAAGTTTTCCACCTGGGACATCATCCGCAAGTACAACAAGGACTACAAGCTGATCTTCGTGGGCGACGCCACCATGAGCCCCTACGAAATCCTGCAGCCGGGCGGCAGCGTGGAATACAGCAACGAAGAGCCGGGCGCCGAATGGCTGCAGCGGCTGACGCACGCCTTTCCCAAGTTCGCGTGGATCAACCCCGAGCCGCAGGGCGTGTGGCAGTACCGCCAAAGCATCGCCATCATTCAGCAGTTGATGGGCCAGCGCATGTACCCGCTGACCTTGAAGGGGCTGGAAGACGCGATGCGCATGCTATCTAAATAGTAGCTTCCAGCGCTAGTCCCGCCTGCGCCGCGCGGCCATTTCATGGCCCATGGCGCGCTGCGTCGGCGCGTCCAGCGCGGCGCGCGCGGCGGGGTAAAGCACGTCTTCTTCCAGCCGGATGTGGCGCTGGTAGGCCTGAGCGAAGTCGCTGGCGTAGGTGCGTTCGGTTTCGGTCATGGGGCCGCAACCGGCACCCCCCGCCTGCCAGCGCAGCAGCACGGCGCGCAGGCGTTGCCAGATGGCGTTCATCAGCAGGTGGTCGTTTTCCAGCGTGACGACGGTGGCGCGCACCCGCGCGTCCGGGTGATGGCCGAGGGCGGAGAACAGGTGCTGTTCCTCGTCCTCGTGGTGCAGGGGCGCGGCCACGTCGAAGTAGCGCAGCACATCGGCCGCGGCGCTGCGGGCATCGGCGTCGCAGCCGTGCTGATCCACATGGGCGATCAGGCGCCGCAGCAGGTCGAGGCTGCGCTGCACGCGCTCATGGCACGCCTCCAGCATCTCGAAAGGCTGATCGAAGCCAACGGCCGGCGACTGGACCCCTGGCAGGCATACCGAACTGGCATTCATGGTCGAATTATCTGGAGTGCCCTGTAAGCAGGGCGTGCCCCATAGGGTGACCCAGATTCGGCCCACCGCTGTAACAAGTGGTCTCGGCCGTCACCCAATTCGCGGCCTTCTCTGACAAGGTCAACCACTACACTCGGTCGGTGATGAAGTCAGGAAACCCGCGCCACCCCAGTTCATTGCCGATCCTGCTGGCGCTTCTGCTCATTTTGCCCGGGTGCGCGTGGTTGCCCGGCGGCAAAAAGGCCGACGACAAGGCCGCCACCCAGTCCACCGCCGACGGCGCGTCAGCACTGACCGAAGCGCCCGCCAACCCGTCTTTCGACATCCGCGTGGAGGTGGACGACGACGAGCTGAAAACCCTGGTCGAGCGGCACAACGAATTGCAGCGCTACCGCGCCGTGCCCGATCTGGACGAATCCGAGTTCGCCCGCGTGATGGCCGTGGCCGAAAGCGACGTGCGCAACCTGCTGGGCACCGAGGGCTACTTCAACCCGCAAATCAAGGTGCGGCGCGAAGAGCGCGCTGGCGCCCGCCCGGTGGTGGTGATCGCCATCACGCCGGGCGAGCCGACCACCGTGCGCAAGGTGAACATCGAGTTTGAAGGCGACATCGCGCAAACCGCCGATGCGCAAGCCGTGCAGCAGCGCGGCCAGATCACAGACCACTGGAGCCTGGACGAAGGCCGCCGCTTCACGCAAAGCCGCTGGTCCAGCGCCAAGACGGGCGCACTGCGTGAGCTGGTCGAGCGGCGCTACCCGCGCGGTCGCCTGAGCTACAGCCTGGCCGATGTCGACGCGCCCGAGGCCAAGGCCAACCTGGGCGTGCGCCTGGATTCCGGGCCGCCCTTTTTCCTGGGCCCGGCCACCGTGCGCGGCGCCAAGCGCTACCCGCCCGAGCTGGCCGAGCGCCTGTCCTGGCTCAAGCCGGGGGACGTGTACGACCAGAAAAAGCTGGTCGACGCGCAGCAGCGGCTGGCCGGCAGCGGCTACTACGACTCGGCCTACATCAGCATCGACCCGCAGGGCGACCCGAACGCCGCGCCCGTGACCTACAGCGTGCGCGAAGCCAAGCGCCACAAGGTGCAGCTGGGCGTGGGCTACAGCACCGACGGCGGCCCGCGTGTCACGCTGGAACACCGCGACAACCAGGCGCTGGGCACCTCGTGGCGGGCCGACACCAAGCTCAACTTCGACCGCAAGACGCCGCTGTTGCAGACCGAATGGACGTCGCTGCCGCGCGCCAGCGGCTGGCGCAACGCGGCGCTGGCGCGGTACATGCGCCAGGACGATGGCGCGCTGGTTACCACCTCGCAAACGCTGCGCCTGGGCATGAACAAGACTGGGGAAAAGTACGACCGCAGCGTGTACCTGCAGTTCGACCACGCCAACGTCACCGGCTCGGGCAGCCGCGCCGTGCCCAGCGCGCTGCTGGGCGACGGCGCCGCCGTCAGCCTGAACTACGGCTGGACGGGGCGCTACTTCAACACCCTGCCCGTGCCCACGGCCGGCTATGGCCTGTCGGGCGAAGTGGGCGCGGGCGTGACGGCCGCGGGGCCGCGCAAGCCGTTCACGCGGCTCAACGGGCGCTGGCTGGGCATCTTCCCCGTGGGCAGCGGCGGCAGCAGCCTCGTGCTGCGCACCGAAGCGGGCGCGCTGCTGGCCGCGAAGCAGGCGCGCCTGCCGTCCACCTACATGTTCCGCACCGGTGGCGACACCACGGTGCGCGG
This genomic interval from Ottowia oryzae contains the following:
- a CDS encoding GNAT family N-acetyltransferase — protein: MAFVEPVVLRDRGVRLEPLGLAHEAGLRAAAADGELWKLRITSVPEPDQTGAYIEAALKMRAEGHRFPFVVVNDATGEVLGSTSYHDIVPPIQRVEIGWTWYRQSVQRSHVNTTCKLMLLTHAFDTLGCAVVGWRTDNYNFASQKAIERLGAKKDGVIRHHAVRRDGTVRDTVMYSMTAGEWPEARAQLLYLLNKPR
- a CDS encoding phospholipase D-like domain-containing protein, which codes for MPLGLNWPLSLHFIDLLWAGLLFVAHLATVARALTRANRTPASRVAWVATIMLLPIVGVLAYLLLGETSIGRGRFERLRRASSALRLPPQAPVLAPDRDAPLMDLARSINGFGAVGGNRITLLGDADAPADDPMRNPKAAINVLIADIEQARQHVHIAFYIWLDDDTGTRVAQAVAAAARRGVQCRVMIDALGSRAFHGGPLWRLMEAAGVRLLATLDDVNRIWHLPLSRVDLRDHRKLAVIDNRIGYCGSQNCADPEFRVKARFAPWVDVLLRCQGPVVRQMQCLFLSGWIPEKGEDELATLPAEEPVEQFADGAVAQVFETGPVTRHNALSDMFVACMYAARQELVITTPYFVPDEVMLRALCAAPRRGVKTTIVFPTRNDSWLVANAGRSCYADLLACGVAVHTYPLGLLHAKTLTFDGEVALVGSANMDRRSLELNFENNLLATDRAVAASVRARQLGYLSVSQQLTAEEVARWTPLQRLVQNAVGMMAPVL
- a CDS encoding vWA domain-containing protein; protein product: MLIDFFYTLRAAKLPVSVKEFLTLLEALQADVVGPRQPDACSIDDFYYLARATLVKDEKHYDKFDRAFAAYFKGVEQIADFRKEIPAEWLRKLLEKELTAEQKAAIEKMGWDELMETLKKRLEEQKERHEGGNKWIGTGGTSPFGHGGYNPQGIRIGGKGGNKSAVKVWDQRAYRDYDDTQELGTRNIKVALRRLRKFARTGSDFELDLPDTIRSTAANAGWLDIKMVPERHNAVKVLLLMDVGGTMDEHIQRVEELFSAVKAELKHLEFYYFHNCVYDFMWKNNRRRFAEKFSTWDIIRKYNKDYKLIFVGDATMSPYEILQPGGSVEYSNEEPGAEWLQRLTHAFPKFAWINPEPQGVWQYRQSIAIIQQLMGQRMYPLTLKGLEDAMRMLSK
- a CDS encoding hemerythrin domain-containing protein gives rise to the protein MNASSVCLPGVQSPAVGFDQPFEMLEACHERVQRSLDLLRRLIAHVDQHGCDADARSAAADVLRYFDVAAPLHHEDEEQHLFSALGHHPDARVRATVVTLENDHLLMNAIWQRLRAVLLRWQAGGAGCGPMTETERTYASDFAQAYQRHIRLEEDVLYPAARAALDAPTQRAMGHEMAARRRRD
- a CDS encoding autotransporter assembly complex protein TamA; protein product: MKSGNPRHPSSLPILLALLLILPGCAWLPGGKKADDKAATQSTADGASALTEAPANPSFDIRVEVDDDELKTLVERHNELQRYRAVPDLDESEFARVMAVAESDVRNLLGTEGYFNPQIKVRREERAGARPVVVIAITPGEPTTVRKVNIEFEGDIAQTADAQAVQQRGQITDHWSLDEGRRFTQSRWSSAKTGALRELVERRYPRGRLSYSLADVDAPEAKANLGVRLDSGPPFFLGPATVRGAKRYPPELAERLSWLKPGDVYDQKKLVDAQQRLAGSGYYDSAYISIDPQGDPNAAPVTYSVREAKRHKVQLGVGYSTDGGPRVTLEHRDNQALGTSWRADTKLNFDRKTPLLQTEWTSLPRASGWRNAALARYMRQDDGALVTTSQTLRLGMNKTGEKYDRSVYLQFDHANVTGSGSRAVPSALLGDGAAVSLNYGWTGRYFNTLPVPTAGYGLSGEVGAGVTAAGPRKPFTRLNGRWLGIFPVGSGGSSLVLRTEAGALLAAKQARLPSTYMFRTGGDTTVRGYGYRKIGIDFGDDLIGPGRYMAVGSVEWQRPILQDRFPGLLQHTLFVDVGSVANNIGDLRPNWGVGTGVRLITPVGPMALDVAYGLQSKAFRLHMTVGFVF